The Diadema setosum chromosome 4, eeDiaSeto1, whole genome shotgun sequence genome window below encodes:
- the LOC140226844 gene encoding phosphatidylinositol transfer protein alpha isoform-like produces the protein MLSTFRQNGETEIQKEGRFRCQPHCNRDRLENQALLVCKSSTMVFITEFRILLPMTPDECRIGHLYAIDEASRDETGGGEGVEIVENVPFDATRFPVVNTLSGQPKKITKGQYTHKIYHVASKVPAFIRLLAPKGSLEIHEKSWNCFPFVRTEISNPDYMKDGMKFTIDTIYAEGKGEEENIHELPPDLLCQRQIDFIDIAKDAVSQADYKEDEDPTKFTSEKTGRGPLVGDWKETQNPIMCCYKLVSFEFMWWGLQTKVEGVMKRAERRILLNLHRKLFCRMDKWHGMTIEDIRAMEEKTKEDLQKMLQKGDVRGMVEK, from the exons ATGCTTTCAACTTTCAGGCAAAACGGTGAGACGGAGATTCAAAAGGAGGGGCGTTTCAGGTGTCAACCGCATTGCAACCGGGATCGTTTGGAGAATCAAGCACTTCTTGTCTGTAAATCCAGCACTATGGTTTTCATCACAGAATT TCGGATATTGCTTCCTATGACGCCAGATGAG TGTCGTATTGGTCATCTCTATGCCATTGACGAAGCGAGCCGGGATGAGACAGGAGGTGGAGAAGGCGTAGAGATAGTGGAGAATGTGCCTTTTGATGCAACACGTTTCCCCGTCGTCAACACACTCAGTGGTCAACCAAAAAAGATAACGAAAGGGCAGTACACTCATAAGATCTACCACGTTGCAAG TAAGGTTCCCGCCTTCATTCGCCTTCTGGCCCCGAAAGGTTCACTCGAGATTCATGAGAAGTCTTGGAACTGTTTTCCATTCGTCCGCACCGAAATATCG AACCCCGATTACATGAAGGACGGTATGAAATTCACGATTGATACAATCTACGCAGAGGGCAAAGGGGAAGAGGAGAAC ATTCACGAACTACCCCCGGATTTACTGTGTCAGAGACAGATCGACTTCATTGACATCGCCAAAGATGCAGTCAGTCAGGCG GACTACAAAGAAGACGAAGATCCGACAAAGTTCACATCTGAGAAGACTGGGCGTGGTCCGCTAGTTGGAGACTGGAAG GAGACGCAGAATCCAATAATGTGCTGCTACAAACTCGTCTCCTTCGAGTTCATGTGGTGGGGTCTCCAAACGAAAGTCGAGGGTGTGATGAAAAGG GCGGAGAGGCGCATATTGTTAAACCTTCATCGCAAACTTTTCTGTCGTATGGACAAATGGCATGGGATGACGATTGAGGACATTCGCGCGATGGAAGAGAagaccaaggaagacttgcaaAAG ATGCTACAGAAGGGGGATGTCAGAGGCATGGTGGAAAAATAG